The segment AAAAAGTCCTACACCGACACTATTGAGATTACTAGCATCATTGTTTTTTATTAAACCATATATTGCACCAACACCCAAGCCCATTGTTGAAAGTAATGTTGATGATAACATTGTGATACAACAACAACCAAAATCTTTTTGTAAACAACTTGTATTTGTACTTGTATTTGTCATATTTGCTCCTAATAAACGTGTTGTTTCATTTCTTGATTGTTCTGTTGAATTATTCATAAATCTCACTACTCCTTTACTTAATCAATTTTATTTAATAATTAATTGTTTTTAAATTTAAAAAATTAATGAATATGTTGTGTTATCAACATATTAATTATAGTTAATATAATTAATACTTTTTATATAATTTTTTATTTTATAAATAAGATTTTCAATTTTTTGATTTTCATTATTGATAACTTATCATCTCTTAAATTTGAACATATTTACAATTTTTATTTTTGTTCATCATAAATGCAATCTATGCTAAATTTTAAAAATTAAAATCAAAAAAGATTTCATTTTAAAAAAATATTTAATATATAAAATTAGTAATTTTTCAATTAAAAAACTACTAATTTTTGTATTATCTATCTTTAAGGTTTAATAATTTTTTTTAAATTATTATATTAACTTCAAACATTATTATTATCACCCTCTATTACCGCATAAGTTGGAGCAAAAGAATATGCTAAAGATAAAACATAACCATTAAAATACATTCAAATATCAACAGTACCTAAAGACAAATTATCTATAATATATTTATTATTTTTTAATTTAGAATTTAATTGCGTGTTTTGTCATCTAAGACCTTTTTGCCCTAATTCATGACAATTAATTAATTCTAGTGAATCATTATTTTGAAAAAAACGATTCTTTTTTGCTAAATCAGTAGTTTTATCTTTTAAATATTTTAAAGTATCACTAAAATTATTATTTTCGTAAGCTTTAAAATCATTTTTATTCATTTTCATTGTAAAGTCACCTTCAAACTTACTGATAGTAAGACGATTGTTTCAAATACCATCTTTAGAACAAAATTTGGCTAATTTATCAGCAGTATTATTAATTCGATCTTGTGTTGACATAGTATCGCGGATGACAACAGGAATTTTAATAGGGTCTAATGTTAAATTATAATATGTTCAACTATTAATTTCAAATTCTCCAAACAAACTTACTTTATCTAGATCTGAAATAATTTTGTTTCTATATTTTCAATTTTCAAATTTATTTTCAAAGGTTTGTGCATATGAATTAGCTTTATTAGTAAAAATTGATTTAACATCAGAACCTGATTGATTTAAAAATACTTTTTGTGCCATACTTTGAAAATCATTTTGTGTTTCTTTAGTGACACTTCAATTATTATTATTATTTGGCAATTGATAATTATGAAATTTCGTTTGATCACGAACAATAAACTTAGCTCCCAATTTTGTTTTTATTTTTTCTAAAATGTCTTCTTTTAACTCATTACTGTTTCATCATTTTGAAATATTTCATTTTAAATCTAAGGTAGTTTCGACAGTATAATCTTTTAAATTATCTTCAATTTTACTTGCTACTTTTTCAATTACGCCTTCAGTATTAGCATTTTGATTAATAAAGTTTATATCAAAAAAATCTATACTTAATTCACGATCTAATGTATTACCATCAAAATCTTTTCATTTTAAATCAAATTTTAGGCTTGATTTTAGAAGATTTCAAGATTCAATTTGATACTTTTCTTTATTATAATCATCCATCCCAAAAGCATTATTATTTTTTCATTCATTAAATTCGACTTTAGTAATTTTTGATTTATCAGTATTTAATTTTAAAATTTCATTAATATTAATACCAGAAAATAATGATTTTAAATTAGAATCATTACCTAGTTCAGAACCAAAATTACTAATGTTTTCTTTAATTACGTCATAAAAATGTTTAGTTAAATCTTGATTAGTAATTTCTTGATTATCAGGAATATTATTAATTTGATTTAATAGTTCTTGTCCAGAACTAGCAAAGTTATCTGGTCTTAAAATATTTTTTTTCTCTTTTATTAGATCCCCAAATAAACTATTAACTTTTTCTTCTGCTATTTTTAATAAATCAGTATCACTCTGTTCTTTACCATGCTCTTCTGGTATTGGTTCATCATTATTTCCACCACAAGCAATAATATTTGTAGTAGCAGTAGTACTTAAAATTATTGCCCCCAAAATACTTAATAATTTTTTCATAATTTATACCCCCATAAATAAATCTTTTTATATAATTAAATATATTCAATACAACTATTATTGACATTAGTAATAAAAATCAAACTTGGATAAAATATGTTTTTAATTTAACAAATTAAAGACATATTTAAATTGTTGAATATATTTACTTCATTTTATATTATTCTAAAATTGTTTTTTATATTATGTTTTAAAGTTTTATAATAAACACTAATAATATCATATTTAGTGATTTTTTATAAGTTTTTTTATGTTTTTACTTATTTTATTTTTTAAAATAATAACTAGTTTTAAAATTTAACATTTACTGTATTTAATACTATTAAAACAAGATTTATTATATAAAACATAGTAAAATTCTACTAAGAAATTTTTCATATTATGCTTAATATTGATTATATAATTGCTAGTATATATTGTTGTTTCTAAATTAATAAAATTGTTTTTTTAAATAAAAATATTATAAACTAATACATTGAGAGGTTATTTAAGAGAGGTATGGTTGAAAAAGCAAATTTAGGTAAATTATTAGAGTTTATTTTTATTAAGGTTTATTATTCTTTTATTACAGTTTTTTTATTTATTTTATCAATATTTATATCTTTAACAATATCTATTGTTTTTTTTACTTTGAAATTAAGTTCAAATACTTTTTTCATTATTTTTCAATATTATATTATGATTTTGTATAGCATTTTTCTTTTTATTTTTGCTTTAATGAATTCTATTAAGTTATTTGGTACACAATTTGAAGATAATTCTTTTCTTCTAATACTAACAAGGCCATATTCAAGAAAAGTAATTATCCTTTCACAATATTTCGTGTTATTTTTATCTTCATTATTTTTTATCGTATCTAATATTATTACTTTATTAGTTTTTGGAGGCATCATAGGAGTAATTCTAAAAATAATATATATTAAATTTTATATTTTAATTATTTTAAAATTATTTCTTTTTTTACTTTTTTTCTCAATTTTAGTAACTAATGGATCGGTAGCTATGTTAGCGTTTTTTTCATCAGAAAAGGTTTTTTTAATATTTGTTATTTTTTGTAGTTTATTCCTTTTGGGTGGTTTGCCTTCTTCTTTGATATTAAATAAAACAGAAAATTTACCAATTTCTTTTAAAGAAGGTGTTGGACCTTATTTGGTTAAACAAATTAAAGAAGCAATGTTATTTAATAAATATTATAAAATGGGATTAATTCGTTATCCTAATTTAACTAAAGATATTGCTGATTTTTATAATAGTTTAACAATTGATGAATTACAAAATATTAATAAAAAGGAAGTTATTAGTAAAAGACAAGATTTTTATAAAAAAGAAGGATTTCTTTTAAATAGTTCATTTAATAGTGGTGAAATGGAAGGTAAA is part of the Spiroplasma endosymbiont of Lasioglossum villosulum genome and harbors:
- a CDS encoding lipoprotein, with the translated sequence MKKLLSILGAIILSTTATTNIIACGGNNDEPIPEEHGKEQSDTDLLKIAEEKVNSLFGDLIKEKKNILRPDNFASSGQELLNQINNIPDNQEITNQDLTKHFYDVIKENISNFGSELGNDSNLKSLFSGININEILKLNTDKSKITKVEFNEWKNNNAFGMDDYNKEKYQIESWNLLKSSLKFDLKWKDFDGNTLDRELSIDFFDINFINQNANTEGVIEKVASKIEDNLKDYTVETTLDLKWNISKWWNSNELKEDILEKIKTKLGAKFIVRDQTKFHNYQLPNNNNNWSVTKETQNDFQSMAQKVFLNQSGSDVKSIFTNKANSYAQTFENKFENWKYRNKIISDLDKVSLFGEFEINSWTYYNLTLDPIKIPVVIRDTMSTQDRINNTADKLAKFCSKDGIWNNRLTISKFEGDFTMKMNKNDFKAYENNNFSDTLKYLKDKTTDLAKKNRFFQNNDSLELINCHELGQKGLRWQNTQLNSKLKNNKYIIDNLSLGTVDIWMYFNGYVLSLAYSFAPTYAVIEGDNNNVWS